One region of Synechococcales cyanobacterium T60_A2020_003 genomic DNA includes:
- the tuf gene encoding elongation factor Tu encodes MAREKFERKKPHVNIGTIGHVDHGKTTLTAAITMTLAATGGAQAKKYDEIDAAPEEKARGITINTAHVEYETENRHYAHVDCPGHADYVKNMITGAAQMDGAILVCSAADGPMPQTREHILLARQVGVPKLVVFLNKKDMVDDEELLELVELEVRELLSSYQFDGDDIPVVAGSALKALEKMLADPKTQRGDDEWVDQIYALMDAVDDYIPTPERDVDKPFLMAVEDVFSITGRGTVATGRIERGKVKIGDTVELVGLKDTRSTTVTGIEMFKKSLEEGMAGDNAGILLRGIQKTDIERGMVLAKPGSITPHTQFESEVYILKKEEGGRHTPFFPGYKPQFYVRTTDVTGKIDAFTADDGSDAEMVMPGDRVKMTVELINPIAIEQGMRFAIREGGRTVGAGVVSKILK; translated from the coding sequence ATGGCACGCGAAAAGTTCGAACGGAAAAAACCTCACGTTAACATTGGTACTATTGGTCACGTTGACCACGGTAAGACCACGCTAACGGCAGCAATTACGATGACTTTGGCTGCTACGGGTGGTGCGCAAGCTAAGAAGTATGACGAGATCGACGCGGCTCCTGAGGAAAAGGCGCGGGGTATCACCATCAACACTGCTCACGTTGAGTATGAAACCGAAAATCGTCACTATGCTCACGTTGATTGTCCTGGTCACGCAGACTACGTGAAGAACATGATCACGGGTGCTGCTCAAATGGATGGAGCTATTCTGGTTTGCTCGGCAGCAGATGGCCCTATGCCCCAGACTCGTGAGCACATCTTGTTAGCTCGTCAGGTTGGTGTTCCCAAGCTGGTTGTCTTCTTGAACAAGAAAGACATGGTTGATGATGAAGAACTCCTGGAACTGGTCGAACTCGAAGTTCGCGAGTTGCTAAGCTCTTACCAATTTGATGGTGATGATATCCCTGTTGTCGCGGGTTCTGCGCTGAAAGCACTTGAGAAAATGCTTGCAGACCCTAAGACTCAACGTGGCGATGATGAGTGGGTCGATCAGATCTATGCACTGATGGATGCTGTAGATGATTACATTCCTACTCCTGAGCGTGACGTTGATAAGCCATTCTTAATGGCCGTTGAGGACGTCTTCTCTATTACAGGTCGTGGAACAGTTGCAACTGGCCGTATTGAGCGTGGTAAGGTTAAGATCGGCGATACTGTTGAGTTGGTTGGATTGAAAGATACTCGCAGCACAACTGTAACGGGTATTGAAATGTTCAAGAAGAGCTTGGAAGAGGGAATGGCTGGCGACAACGCTGGTATTCTTCTCCGAGGTATTCAGAAGACCGACATCGAGCGTGGTATGGTTCTTGCTAAGCCTGGCTCCATTACGCCTCATACACAGTTTGAATCTGAAGTTTATATTCTGAAGAAAGAAGAAGGTGGTCGTCACACCCCATTCTTCCCTGGATACAAGCCTCAGTTTTATGTACGTACAACTGATGTAACGGGTAAAATTGACGCGTTTACTGCTGATGATGGTAGTGATGCTGAAATGGTTATGCCTGGCGATCGCGTTAAGATGACGGTTGAGTTGATCAACCCCATTGCAATTGAGCAAGGTATGCGTTTTGCAATCCGTGAGGGTGGCCGTACCGTTGGTGCAGGTGTTGTTTCCAAGATTCTGAAGTAG
- the rpsJ gene encoding 30S ribosomal protein S10: protein MATIQQQKIRIRLQAFDRRLLDTSCEKIVDTANRTNATAIGPIPLPTKRRIYCVLRSPHVDKDSREHFETRTHRRIIDIYQPSSKTIDALMKLDLPAGVDIEVKL, encoded by the coding sequence ATGGCAACGATACAGCAGCAGAAAATTAGAATTCGCCTACAAGCATTTGACCGTCGGCTATTGGATACGTCTTGCGAAAAGATTGTGGATACAGCGAACCGTACCAACGCTACTGCAATTGGACCAATTCCTTTGCCTACTAAGCGTCGAATTTATTGTGTATTGCGATCGCCTCACGTAGATAAAGATTCGCGGGAGCATTTTGAAACGAGAACTCACCGACGCATTATTGATATTTATCAGCCTTCATCAAAGACCATTGACGCCTTGATGAAGCTTGATCTACCTGCTGGTGTTGATATCGAGGTAAAGCTTTAA